Proteins co-encoded in one Natrinema sp. CBA1119 genomic window:
- a CDS encoding IS5 family transposase → MKALPKSQILRFTEKAIHLARRAVSQYSSKFSKHRYTLPQHVVLLCLKVRKNTTYRGLLDELIEMTRIRRVLGLAELPTPSTLCKAFNRLDMAVWRIMLTLSTTLLPTSGVVGVDASGFDRSHASKHYTKRAELTIQQLKVTLLVDTKVNAILDLHVTTTRKHDSQIAPSLIKRNPESIDILLGDKGYDDQKIRRLARQYEVRPLIKHREFTSLHRAWNARLDADLYGQRSQSETVNSTLKRKFGAFVRSRRWWKQFRELTITCLSHNIDRSL, encoded by the coding sequence ATGAAGGCCCTCCCGAAGTCGCAGATTCTCCGCTTTACTGAGAAGGCGATCCATCTGGCACGCCGAGCGGTCTCTCAATACTCCTCGAAGTTCTCCAAACACCGCTATACACTCCCGCAGCACGTTGTTCTGTTGTGTCTCAAAGTTCGAAAGAACACAACCTACCGTGGTCTACTTGACGAACTGATCGAGATGACACGCATCCGACGAGTTCTTGGATTAGCCGAACTTCCTACGCCATCAACGCTCTGTAAGGCATTTAACCGGCTTGATATGGCCGTATGGCGTATTATGCTGACTCTCTCAACGACGCTACTTCCGACGAGCGGAGTTGTTGGAGTTGATGCGTCAGGGTTTGACCGCAGTCACGCTTCGAAACACTACACGAAACGCGCCGAGCTCACGATTCAGCAGCTCAAAGTGACGCTGTTGGTCGATACAAAGGTGAACGCAATTCTCGATCTCCACGTGACGACGACACGAAAACACGATAGCCAGATCGCTCCGTCGTTGATCAAACGCAATCCCGAGAGCATCGATATTCTGCTCGGTGACAAAGGGTACGATGATCAGAAAATCAGGAGACTTGCCCGTCAATACGAGGTTCGTCCACTGATTAAGCATCGTGAGTTCACGTCACTTCACCGGGCATGGAACGCACGCTTGGACGCTGATCTCTACGGACAACGGAGTCAATCAGAGACTGTCAACTCAACGCTCAAGCGGAAGTTCGGTGCGTTCGTCCGCTCACGACGGTGGTGGAAGCAGTTCCGTGAACTCACTATCACCTGTCTCAGTCACAACATCGACCGATCACTCTGA